A stretch of DNA from Synechococcus sp. PROS-9-1:
AGCGGTAAGGGGGGGGGGCGCCAATATGAAGAAAATCCTAAAAAGTGGTAGATTAGGAAACGAAAGTGTTTCGTAATTGTCGATGGCGCCCTTGGCTGTGCTCCCCGATGCGGACCTCGTTCGTTCGTACTTGCGAGACATCGGCCGCGTGCCGTTGTTGAGCCATCAACAGGAGATCACGCTGGGCCGTCAGGTTCAAGAGCTGATGGATCTCGAGGCGCTAGAAGCTGAGATCAAGGACCAACGCGGCGGGGAAGAAGTCGCAAGAGAAGAGGTCGCTAAAGCGGCTGGTGTGAGTGCCGCGCAACTAAAGCGCAAGCTGCAGGCAGGCCGCCGCGCCAAGGAGCGGATGGTGGCTGCCAACTTGAGGTTGGTGGTGAGCGTCGCCAAGAAATACACCAAGCGGAATATGGAGCTGCTGGACTTGATCCAGGAGGGAACGATTGGTTTGGTGCGTGGTGTGGAGAAATTTGATCCCACCCGGGGCTACAAGTTCAGCACCTATGCGTATTGGTGGATTCGTCAGGGCATCACGCGTGCGATTGCGGAGAAGAGCCGCACGATTCGCTTGCCGATTCACATCACCGAGATGTTGAACAAGCTCAAGAAAGGCCAACGGGAATTAAGCCAAGAACTGGGCCGCACCCCATCGGTATCGGAATTGGCCTCGTTTGTGGAACTTCCAGAAGAGGAGGTAAAGGATCTGATGTGCCGGGCGCGCCAGCCTGTGAGTTTGGAGATGAAGGTGGGCGACGGTGATGACACCGAACTACTGGAATTGTTGGCCGGCGATGGTGAGCTGCCGTCAGAACAGGTGGAAGGCGAATGCTTGAAAGGAGATCTGCGCGATCTGCTGAGCCAGCTGCCTGAATTGCAGGGAAGAGTGTTGCGAATGCGCTATGGGATGGATGGTGAAGAGCCGATGAGCCTCACTGGTATTGCCAAATTGATGAAGATGAGTCGTGATCGGACGCGAAGACTTGAACGCGAAGGCTTAGATCTGTTGCGCCGAGGTGATGCACAACTCCAGGCTTATGTTCTTGTTTAGAACTTGATTTAGAAGAATTCGTCGAAGTTATCGAAGTCAACAGCTTTGAAATTCCCTGACTCCACTTGAGTCATTAACCGTTCCAGTTGCACCCATAAAGCCCCACCTGTGAGAAGCGAAAGCAGCATGGAAACTAAGTATCCAGCTCCAGAAGCGAATCCGAAGACCTGAAGCGACCCTCCGATGAACAAGGTGATGCCGAGGAGAGTGCCGGCATAACTCATCGTGACTTCTGCCGTACCAAGGGGCAAAAGAGCGAGGCGATCTTGCTTCCAACCGTCTAAGCGAATCTGGATCAGCTTCGCAAACGTGAGCCCGCACAACACACCGATCGCTAGCCCCAGGCCCGCTACCAGATAGGGCGGCTGGCTAATGGGCGCGTATTCCAGAAAAATTTCACTTGGATCGAGATCACCAAAGAAATCACTGAGTGCATCGAGGTCGGCTTGCTCTAACTCGATGGGCATGAGGTCTGGGGCTAATCCCATAACAGTGAGGGTGTGAGTGTGAGGTGAAAGCGTTGGAGGGACCCTAAGCGGCAGCTAGTGGGTTCAGTTGTTGCAGCATGCGCCCTGCAATCCGGCGAGGATTAAAGGTTCTTCCGAGCAAGGAAGTGAGCGACCTGAGGTCTTCTGTGCTGAGGCGATCGTCACGCACAAGCGTGAGCAGCATGCGTCTGCGTAGGTCGGCGCCATCCTTACTCAGCAATAAGCGCAATCCTGCTCCCGCAACTGGGATCAGCTCAGCGCCAGGTGTGGGCGCATCGCTACCCACGACTTGAAGGAGGCTTTCCAGTCGTTCGAGGCGAAGGTGACCCTCGGAATCAAACAAGACCTCCAGAAGCTTTTCGCGCATCTCTTTGGTGTCTCCAGCCAGGAGTCGTTTGGCCACGTAGGGGTAGGCCACAGCAATGATTTTGAACTCTGGATCAAGACGAAGGGCCAAACCTTCCTGGCTCACAACGGCGCGGATGATCAGGGCGAAGCGAGCTGGCACTCGGAAGGGATACTCGTACATCAATTCTGAAAAGCGATCGGTAATCGCTTTGAAATTGAAGGTGCCAACAGAGTCACCCAGGCTTCCTCCCAACACTTCCCTCAGAGGAGGAATGATCGACTCCAGGTCCGCATTGGGTGCCAAAAATCCCAACTCTTGAAAATCGTTAGCCAGCGCTGAAAAGTCCTTATTGATCAGGTGAACGACCGCACCAGTGAGCGTTAAACGGTCAGAGTCACTGATCGAGTCCATCATTCCGAAGTCCACATAGGCCACATGACCGAGGTCTCCCGTTTGACCGCTCAGGGCAAATAAATTTCCTGGATGAGGATCTGCATGGAAGTATCCATATTCGAGAAGTTGTTGGAGGCCGCTAATCACACCCGTGCGGATGAGGGCTGGGGGGTTGAGACGTTGAGATTTCAACTCCTGCCGGTCTCGCATCTTGGTGCCATGAATCCAGGAGGTGGTGAGCACGCGCCTGGCGGACAACAGTCGTTCAACCTTTGGAATCGTGACGGCTGGATTATCAGCAAACAGGGCTGAAAAACGTTCGGCATTGTCGGCTTCGCAGTAGTAATCAATTTCTTCAAACAGGCTGCGACCAAACTCATCGATGATTTCTCCCAATCCGAAGCCCAAGTTGAGAGGGAGGAACGGTGCTCCCAACACTCCCAAGGTGCGAATCAGCACCATGTCGCGGCGCAAAATAAAGGCGAGATTGGGCCTTTGCACCTTCACAGCTACCCAGTGCTGACCATGCAAACGCGCCTTATAGACCTGACCCAGGCTGGCTGCTGCAACAGGGACGCCTGGAAACTCGTCGAAAAGTTGCTCCACCGGAGCGCCTAGCTCTGCTTCCACGGTTTGGAGAGCGATCGCGTGGTCGAAGGAGGGGAGATCGTCCTGAAGCTTGGTGAGTTCATCGAGCCAATCGCGTCGAATCAGATCAGGCCGAGTGGATAAGGCTTGCCCCACTTTGATGAAACAGGGCCCCAAATTGGTAAGGGTGCGGAGCAGGGTTCTGGCCAGTTTGCGCTGGACCTCGGAATCTTTGCTTCTGCCTCGCAGGAGCAAGCTGATCAATAAACCAGTGAGCGCCCAGATGATTTGAACCACCCGCGGCAAATAAATCCAGGGTCTCAGTAAGAGCCATCGCGCATCTTTTCCAGGTGCATAGCGCATGCGTGCTTCAGAAGCTTCTTTCGATTGGCTGTTGTTGGCCAAACTGGTTCGCACTGCCATATCCAACGCGTCTCGAATCTTCAGATCGTGAATCTTAGGCAGATCGTTCCTTCAAATCGTTTCATTGGTCATTGCATTGCCATCGTTTGCATTGCCATCGTTGTTCTGAATGATGATCACTCCTCGCGATCAAGTCTTTAAGGCGATCGATTTGGCTGGACTGAAGAAGCGCAGGTCCTTATGCACTCCTTAATTCCCTTGCTCCGGCCTGATTGGCGGTTGCCTCTTCACTTGCCGGCGCATGGTCGGGGCAGAGCCTTGCCTCCCGCTCTAAAGCACTTGCTGCGGCAGCCACCCGGTAGTTGGGATCTCCCAGAACTTCCAGAGATTGGTGGTCCCCTTGAGGGGGAAGGTGCTGTTGCTGATGCGCAAGCACGACTGGCTTCTCTTTTGGGTGTTGATGGTTGTTGGTTCGGTGTGAACGGGGCAACCGGTTTGCTCCAAGCAGCACTATCGGCTCTGGCTGGACCTGGGCAGGCGGTGTTGTTGCCGCGCAATGCCCATCGCAGCTTGATTGCTGCCTGTGTGTTGGGAGGGATCCGCCCTGTGTTTTTACCCGTTCCTTTCCTGTCTGATCGTGGACATCCCGGTGCGATGTCTGCGCAGTGCTTGGAGAGAGCGCTCAAGGCCCTGCCTTCCATCCCCGAGGTAATTGTGGGCGCCGTGTTGGTGCATCCCACTTATCACGGTTATGGCTCCGATCCCACGCCCTTAATCGCAGCCCTGCATCGGCGCGGCTTGCCCGTGCTTGTGGATGAAGCGCATGGCACCCACTTTGCTTTCTCCGCTGGTGAGGCCTTACCTCGCTCCTCCTTGCATGCGGGCGCTGACCTCGTGGTGCATTCGTTGCATAAATCAGCGCCTGGTCTCGGGCAGACAGCCGTGCTTTGGCTTCAAGGCATGCGTGTGAGTGCTGAAGCCGTGAAAGCGTCGTTGCTCAGATTTCAGACCAGCAGCCCTAGTGCTCTGTTGTTGGCCTCTTGTGAGGCAACGTTGAATTGGATGCTGAGCCCGGCGTGGGAGCGCCTGCTGCAGCGAAGACTGAAGGAGGCGCATCAGCTTGCAGATCGCCTTCGTGCTGCAGGACTGCCGTTGAGCCGAAGTGATGACCCCTTGCGTTTGATTTTGGTAACTGCTGAAAAGGGAATCAGCGGTCTGGATGCCGATGCCTGGTTCATGCAACGGGGATTGATCGCTGAACTCCCGGAACCCTTTTGTTTGACCTTTTGCTTGGGCTTGGCATCCCAGCGTGGCTTGGCTGCACGGATGCAACGGCTTTGGCGAAGACTCCAGATGTCTCAACCGAGTTCTGGGCCTTTGGAAACGCTTCTCTTGCCGCCTTTGGAGACCAGCTCAACTCCTGAACTGCTTCCAGCGCTTGCCGTTAGGGCTCCAGCCTGTGAGCTGTCTCTTCAGGACAGTGGTGGCCGAATTGCCGCCGAAATGATTTGTCCTTATCCCCCAGGGATTCCCTTGCTCATCCCTGGAGAAAGAATTGGATTGGATCGTTTGGAGTGGTTGTTGGATCAGCACCGGAGATGGCCGGAACTCGTGCCCGGTAAGGTGAAAGTTCTGGCTGAAGGGCCGCAGGTGCAACTGGGGTGATTTCAGACGTAGCAAGCAGCAGCCAAGGCAAAACCAGTAAGGGTTTTGATCGCAAGCGCTTGCTCAGTGGCTTGCTGGCCGGTGCTTTTGGGTTACTGGTCGTGGGCCTTGGCGGCTGGTGGTTCACGCTCGCGTTGGGGGTGATTGTGCATTTGGGTTTGTTGGAATTTTTCCGAATGGCCCAGTTCAAAGGCATGAGACCTGCCACGAAAACAACGCTTGTGGCGTGCCAGCTCTTGCTGTTCAGCACCCAGTGGGCCAATTCAGGAGGTCTGCCTGCTCTTTTGCCTGATGCCGTGCTGCCTTTATCGGGTGCAGCAATTTGTGGTTGGTTGCTCTTGCAGCCCAAAACCGGATCTATTGCTGATATTGCAGCATCAATTTTTGGCTTGTTTTATCTCGGCTTCCTCCCAAGCCATTGGTTAAGGCTTCGCAATCTCACAGATTTTGATGTTGCTCCAATTTTGCAACGTTTAAGTATTGATAATTCCTGGCTTTCATCGGGCTTATTAATCACTCTTGCTGCCTGTTTAATGGTTGTTGCTAGTGATATTGGCTCTTACATGATTGGTCGTCAGATCGGACGTCATCCCTTGTCCCCAATCTCTCCGTCGAAGACAATTGAAGGGGCGATCGGAGGTGCACTCTGCTCTGTGATTGTAGGAGCTTTGATGGCAAGCCTTATGGGATGGACCTTGGCTTGGCTAAGTGGGGGTTTGCTTGGAGCGCTGGTGGCGTTTTTTGCTCTTGTGGGTGACCTAACTGAATCGATGATGAAACGCGATGCAGGTATTAAAGACTCTGGCGATGCCCTCCCCGGTCATGGAGGGATTCTTGATCGGATCGACAGCTATTTGTTTACCCCTGCGGTGGTGTATTACGCCTTGATTTTGATGATTCCTTTGATCGCAAACTAGCGCTTAGAAACTGAAGGTCAGGGACTGATCGTTGCCTTCCCTTCAAGAATGAGTTGGCCTGCTTTGAGATGCGCATTTTGTATGTGAATGCCAGGATCCATCGGCAATAAAAATGATTTTCCTGTTTCGAGATGGGTGATCTCGATGGTGCCCTCTGCGGCCTGAAGACGAAACCGAGCGCGAACAGGATCTTGCGTTGCAATCACGGCAGCCTGCAATTCCAATAAGTCGTCGTCGATGCTCAATGAACGGAGAGGCGTCAGCCCCATCAATTGCTCACTGAGGAGATCTCCCAGCCACCTCCAACGATCATTGGCGAGAGTGCGATTGAGATCGATTCCGCTTAAGACAACTTCCCCATCAATGTTGAAGGGATGGGAGAGCTGAATCGGCTGGCCAGGATGGGAGGGATTGATGTGTGCTCGAAGGGCACCCGTTTTGAGCTCAGCACGCAGAAGGGGGAGTTTCTGAAAACTCACTTTGCGGGCCGTCAAGGACACACCATCCAGCTTGCCCCGTAGCAGTTGTAAAGCTGAACCTTGCAGGTTCAGCTTTAACTCACCTACGTCATCGCATTGACTGCGTATCCAAATCTGCAATCCATTGGAGAGCAGTTGAAGCAGCGGGCCAGAGCTAGTTGCATTCATGGAGGGCATTCTGATCCCAGCCAGCGTTTTGCCACCAACTCCGGCTGATCGATATGGGGAAGATGCCCGCAATTGGCAACCGCTTCCAGCTTGTCTCCCAATAAGTCCTGAGCAGCCCGTTTTTGAGGCGCGCGCAGAATCCGATCTTGTTCACCCCAGAGCACATGCAGAGGCTGGTAGGGAAGTGGGGTACCACAACCGGCAAAGCCTCCGCTGCGGGCGAAGGACGCCAGGGAACGCGCCCACCCAGGCACCTGGAGATGCAGGGATGCAATCTCAATTTCAGGGTCTCCAACGTTGCTGTCTGGATCGGCGAAGGCTTGTCTGCATAACCCTCGTCTGACGCCGGGTCTGCCTAGAAACCACACCCCAAGTTGGTCGAGCACCGGAGGCAGTGGCATCGGTTTGCCGTCCAGTCCTGCTGGAGCTAGAAGCAGCAAGCGGTTGATGCGCTGGGGATGCCGCCGCGCGAGTTCCATGGCAACAGATCCCCCCATTGATGCCCCGATCACACCGATGCCTTCGTCTGTTGGCAAGGTGTCGAGCAGGGCATCGAGATGGTTCAGCACCAGCTCAGGTCCATAGCTGGTTTGTTCTGGTCTAGGGCAGAACCCGAATCCGAATAGATCGGGAATGATCAGCGTGTTGTTGGTTTTGAGCAGGGGCACCAAGCGTCGGAACTCCAGATGGGAGCTATCAAATCCATGCAGCAACAGCACCGGTGGCCCACTGCCCACTGTCACTACTGGGTAGTGGTCTGGCCCGATATCGGTGAAGGAGAGTTCCAACCAGTCCAAGCCTTGGAGCTGCTCACGGGCTAGAGGATCGAGAAGTGTGGAGGATGCGTTCTCGAGAATGCGCTTGCTGGTCAAGCTTCAGTCTCCAGTGAAGGGCTCATGGAGCGACTGTCAGCGTCGGTACTCACGAGAGCTTCAAGCAGATCGGTCTCTGTGACTTCGAAGGGGAGATGGTGTAAGTCGGATCCTGGCCGGCAGGCGAAACTGCAAATGGCGCGCAAGTCATGCAACCCGGTTTCTCCAAGGCCAAGGTCTTGGAGCGTGACTGGGACTCCAAGCTGCTTGAGCAAGGGCAGAAGTTGACGACGGGATTGAGCAGCCAATTGATTCCCACCAAGGCGTTCTTCAAGTCGGAGCTGCACAAGGATGCCGAAGCCCACTTTTTCACCATGCAACCTGCCGTGACATGCCGGCAATTGCGTTAAGCCGTTATGAACCGCATGGGCTGCCACCGTTCTGCACTGCGCGCCTCCAAGCCCACCGATCACACCGGCGGTAAGGCCACAAGCTTCAGCAACCCGTACCCAGGCCTCACTATCAGGATGCGAGATGGCATCAACGGCATCAATCAAGAGTTGATCGCGAAGCACCCTGGCCATTTGAACGGCCTGTTGGATGATTCCGTCTGTGCTGGATCCACTACCTACGGAGGCTTCATACCACTTAGCGAGGGCGTCAGCGATGCCACTGGCCAGGGTTTGCGTTGGGGCTTGACGAATGAGCCCATGATCAAAAATCAAGAGATCTGGACAAGCATCGAGTGCCTCGTCGGAAACAAAGGCTCCATCTTGGGAATAAATGTTGGCAAGAGCTGTCCACCCTGCGCAGGTTGCGGCACTAAGAGGCACCGTGATGCAAGGAAGTTTGAGGCGACATGCCAAGAGTTTTCCTGCATCTAAAACCTTTCCTCCACCGGCTGCAATCACGCAATCGCAGGCCGCTTCCTTCAGAACAGCTTCAAGACGAATGAGGTCTTCCTCGCAGCAGTCGAAGTTGAGTTGGGCCTCCACAACTGTGAGATCTCTTGCAGTGAGATCGGCCTTTAGTCCAGCACGAATGGCTTGGGTTGCAGGGCTACGTCCAAGCAGTAAAGGTCTCTTACAGAGATCAGCAATGACAGGAAGGCTTTGTTGCCACGCATGCCCTCCCCGGATGACCCGAGAAGGAGCGATGGCATGGGTATGACAAACCAACGACGTGGTCATGCTTGCCTCAAACCCCAGCGTTGGCCAGTTGGGGTGTTACTGGGGTGGAGGTGTTGAGGTGGCGAACAACCACTTTTTTGTCGTGGTCGATGTCCACTTCAGCAGAATCACCTTCCTTAATGCGGCCGGTGAGGACTTCCTCCGCCAGGCTGTCTTCGAGAAGACGCATCACCGCACGACGTAAGGGCCTTGCTCCGTAAGCAGGGTTGTATCCCTCCTCGACAAGACGCTCTTTGAAGGCATTGGAGACCGTCAAGGTGATTCCCTTGTCGCCGATTCGAGCAAAGACCTCTTTGAGCATGATCTCCGCGATGTCTTTCACTTCCTCGCGATTGAGTTGACGGAACACAATGATTTCATCGAGACGATTAAGGAATTCAGGCCGGAAGTACTGCTTCAGTTCCTCATTTACAAGGGATTTAATCCTGTTGTACTGATTCTCCTCGGCATTCTCACCAGAGAATTCGAAGCCCAGGCCGCCGCCTCCTTTTTCAATCACTTTCGAACCAATGTTCGAGGTCATGATGATCAAAGTATTTTTGAAATCAACAGTCCTTCCTTTGGAATCGGTCAGGCGACCGTCTTCTAGAAGTTGCAGAAGCAAGTTGAAAACATCGGGATGGGCCTTCTCGATTTCATCAAAGAGCACAACGGTGTAAGGACGACGACGAACTGCTTCTGTGAGCTGTCCTCCTTCGTTAAATCCCACGTATCCCGGAGGAGAACCGATCAATTTGCTGACCGTATGTCTCTCCATAAATTCCGACATATCCAGACGGATCATCGCTTCTTCGCTACCGAAGAAGTACGCGGCTAGGGCTTTGGTGAGCTCTGTTTTGCCGACGCCTGTAGGGCCCGAGAAAATGAAGCTGGCAATAGGTCGATTGGGGTTTTTCAGGCCAACCCGCGCACGACGAATCGCCTTGGACACTGCCTTGACGGCTTCATCTTGTCCGATCAATCGCTGATGAAGAGTGTCCTCCATGTTCAACAATTTGAAGGACTCACTTTCTGTGAGCTTCTGAACTGGAACTCCAGTCCATGAGGCCACGATGTGTGCGATATCTTCCTCATCCACAACAGGAGTGGTGAGGAGTTGAGGTTGTGCTGTTGATCCTTCAGGTGCATCAGAGACCACGGCTTCTCCCACTGCTGCCTCAGTGGTTTGAGCCTCATCACCAGTTTTGACGGGGGTTTCTTCTCTGCTGCTTTGCAGCAATGTTCGGATCTTTTCGCGCAACTCAACTTCTTTATCGCGTAGTTCTCCTGCGCGACTGAAATCTTGTTCGCGAACAGCGTCCTCCTTTTCCTTCTGGACGGCGCGGAGCTCTTTGTCGACTTCCTTGGCTGCAGGAGGCAGCTTGGAATTCAGCAAACGAACTCTGCTTCCAGCTTCATCAATCAGATCAATGGCTTTGTCTGGAAGGAAACGATCGGAGATGTAGCGATCCCCCAAGGTTGCAGCTGCGTCAAGGGCCGCGTCGGTGATTTTGAGGCGATGGTGCTGCTCGTAGCGCTCACGCAGTCCCCTCAGAATTTCGATGGTTTCCGGAATGGAAGGTTCGCCCACCGTGACGGGTTGGAAACGACGTTCCAGAGCTGCATCGCGCTCAATGTGTTTGCGGTATTCATCGAGTGTGGTTGCTCCAATGCATTGGAGTTCACCTCGAGCCAACGCTGGCTTAAGAATATTTGCTGCGTCAATTGCACCTTCAGCTGCGCCAGCACCGATCAAGGTGTGAACTTCGTCGATCACCAAGATCACATTGCCGGCTGATTTGATCTCTTCCATGATCTTTTTAAGCCGTTCCTCAAACTCCCCGCGGTATTTGGTGCCGGCAACAAGCAAGCCGATGTCGAGGGTGAGAACTCGCTTCTCTTCAAGAATGTCTGGGATATCGCCTTGCTGAATCCGTTGGGCCAAGCCCTCGGCAATAGCCGTTTTGCCAACGCCAGGTTCACCGATGAGAACAGGGTTGTTTTTTGTGCGACGGCCGAGGATTTGAATCACTCGGTCGATCTCTTTGTGGCGTCCCACAACCGGGTCCAACTTGGCTTCAGTTGCCAATTGGGTGAGGTTCGTACCGAATTCGTCCAATGTTGGAGTTTTGGTGGACCCTTTGGCTCCACCGCCACCACCAGCACCCACCTCAGCTGTTTCGCCGAGCATGCGAATCACTTGTGTACGCACCTTCGCCAGGTCGACTCCAAGATTTTCGAGCACTCGTGCTGCAACCCCTTCACCCTCGCGAATGAGTCCTAAGAGGAGATGCTCAGTGCCGATGTAGTTGTGACCGAGTTGCCTTGCTTCTTCTAGAGAGAGTTCAAGGACACGCTTGGCACGGGGCGTGAAAGGGATTTCGACGGCAACGAAGCCGGATCCCCTGCCGATAATTTTTTCAACTTCAACACGAGCATCCTTGAGGTTGACCCCCATCGACTTGAGCACTTTGGCGGCGACGCCAGTGCCCTCACCGATCAAACCCAACAAAATTTGCTCAGTTCCAACAAAGTTGTGGCCGAGGCGACGGGCCTCTTCTTGGGCCAACATGATCACCTTGATGGCCTTCTCGGTAAACCGCTCGAACATCTTGAGGGCCGTTAATGGTTAAACCAAGCTATCAGGGATAAAGGGTTGTTGTGATCACTCTCGATACCAACCCAGATCCCAGTAGTGATTTGGGGTGAGACCCTGAAAAAGTGTTAATCAATGCAGAAATGTAGTGCGGGTTTCTGTTCGATCAGGGCGGGTATCCCTACCAGCTGAGTGCTGAATTGATTTAATTCAGTTTCATGTCTGTTTGCATCTCTAGCGACTGAATCAAGGCGTCCTTGCCGTCGCGGTAGTAGCGGTCCCGGCGACCAATGGTTTGGAAGCCAAATGCGCCGTAAAGAGCTTGTGCTCCCAGGTTGTCTTCGGCCACATCAAGAATGGCGTGTCGCGCCCCAGCGTTGGTGGCATCCAGCAGCAGCTGTTTCAAAACAGTGCGGCCGAGTCCGCGGCGCCGTTGCTCTGGTTCAACAGCAAGCAGAGTGATTTGGAGTTCATCCAAAACAAGCCAGCCGCAGGCCACTGCCAACAATGTGTCTGCGCTAGCAGCAATCCCGATACAAAGTCGCTGAGGATCGCAGAGTTCTCGCACCCAATGGTCTGAAGTCCAAAGGCCATTGAGAGCTCGGGCATCGAGTTTCAGGCATGCCAAAGCATGCATTCGATTGAGCCGGATCGTTTGGGGGGAAGGGTTGAGAAGCATCGCTTCCTAGATTGCCCCTATCGCCTATTCCTGACGACGCCTTGGCCACACCTTATGAATCCGGCTGTGATCCCGTCAGCCCCAATCGAAATCTGGCTCCCGTGTCGGCTGAGCTCGATGATCAGGGCCGTCTGATGGTGGGCGGCTGCCGCTTGAGCGAACTCGCAGAGCGATACGGCACGCCGCTTTACGTTCTTGATGAGCTCAGCATTCGCGCCTCGGCTCAGGAGTATCGCGAAGCCCTCAGGCGTCATTACCCCGGTGATTCCCTTGCCGTGTATGCATCTAAAGCCCATAGCTCACTCGCATTAACCGGCCTCGTGGCCTCAGAAGGGCTTGGCCTTGATGCCGTTTCAGCTGGAGAGCTGCTCACAGCGCTCGATGGAGGCATGCCACCAGAACGCATGGTGCTGCATGGGAACAACAAATCTGTTGAGGAGCTCGCCCTCGCCTACAGCCATGGCGTGATGGTGGTCGCTGATAACCAACACGATCTGGATTGCCTGGCTGAGCTCGTGCCTAAGGGCGGAGCACCAGTTCGCTTGATGTTGCGGTTCACGCCGGGGATCGAATGCCATACCCACGAGTACATCCGTACCGGACATCTAGACAGCAAATTCGGGTTTGATCCCGATCAATTGCAGCCCGTGCTCACAGCGTTGGCAGGGTGTGCCTGGGCTCGTGTTGAAGGTCTACACGCGCACATCGGGTCGCAGATTTTTGAACTGGATCCGCATCGGGATTTGGCGGCTGTGATGGCTGATGCCCTCAAGTTGGCCCGTGAGCTCGGTCACCCAGTGCGTGATCTCAATGTCGGCGGCGGACTCGGAATTCGCTACGTCGAATCCGATGATCCTCCGTCGATCGATGCTTGGGTCAAGGTCGTGGCAGAAGCCGTGACCGTGGCCTGCCGGGAGCGCGGTCTTGAATTGCCGCGTTTGATGTGCGAGCCGGGTCGTTCACTGGTGGCTTCCAGTGGCGTGACGGTTTACACCGTGGGCGCGCGCAAGGTGGTTCCCGG
This window harbors:
- a CDS encoding ATP-dependent Clp protease ATP-binding subunit, with the translated sequence MFERFTEKAIKVIMLAQEEARRLGHNFVGTEQILLGLIGEGTGVAAKVLKSMGVNLKDARVEVEKIIGRGSGFVAVEIPFTPRAKRVLELSLEEARQLGHNYIGTEHLLLGLIREGEGVAARVLENLGVDLAKVRTQVIRMLGETAEVGAGGGGGAKGSTKTPTLDEFGTNLTQLATEAKLDPVVGRHKEIDRVIQILGRRTKNNPVLIGEPGVGKTAIAEGLAQRIQQGDIPDILEEKRVLTLDIGLLVAGTKYRGEFEERLKKIMEEIKSAGNVILVIDEVHTLIGAGAAEGAIDAANILKPALARGELQCIGATTLDEYRKHIERDAALERRFQPVTVGEPSIPETIEILRGLRERYEQHHRLKITDAALDAAATLGDRYISDRFLPDKAIDLIDEAGSRVRLLNSKLPPAAKEVDKELRAVQKEKEDAVREQDFSRAGELRDKEVELREKIRTLLQSSREETPVKTGDEAQTTEAAVGEAVVSDAPEGSTAQPQLLTTPVVDEEDIAHIVASWTGVPVQKLTESESFKLLNMEDTLHQRLIGQDEAVKAVSKAIRRARVGLKNPNRPIASFIFSGPTGVGKTELTKALAAYFFGSEEAMIRLDMSEFMERHTVSKLIGSPPGYVGFNEGGQLTEAVRRRPYTVVLFDEIEKAHPDVFNLLLQLLEDGRLTDSKGRTVDFKNTLIIMTSNIGSKVIEKGGGGLGFEFSGENAEENQYNRIKSLVNEELKQYFRPEFLNRLDEIIVFRQLNREEVKDIAEIMLKEVFARIGDKGITLTVSNAFKERLVEEGYNPAYGARPLRRAVMRLLEDSLAEEVLTGRIKEGDSAEVDIDHDKKVVVRHLNTSTPVTPQLANAGV
- a CDS encoding GNAT family N-acetyltransferase, with translation MLLNPSPQTIRLNRMHALACLKLDARALNGLWTSDHWVRELCDPQRLCIGIAASADTLLAVACGWLVLDELQITLLAVEPEQRRRGLGRTVLKQLLLDATNAGARHAILDVAEDNLGAQALYGAFGFQTIGRRDRYYRDGKDALIQSLEMQTDMKLN
- the lysA gene encoding diaminopimelate decarboxylase encodes the protein MATPYESGCDPVSPNRNLAPVSAELDDQGRLMVGGCRLSELAERYGTPLYVLDELSIRASAQEYREALRRHYPGDSLAVYASKAHSSLALTGLVASEGLGLDAVSAGELLTALDGGMPPERMVLHGNNKSVEELALAYSHGVMVVADNQHDLDCLAELVPKGGAPVRLMLRFTPGIECHTHEYIRTGHLDSKFGFDPDQLQPVLTALAGCAWARVEGLHAHIGSQIFELDPHRDLAAVMADALKLARELGHPVRDLNVGGGLGIRYVESDDPPSIDAWVKVVAEAVTVACRERGLELPRLMCEPGRSLVASSGVTVYTVGARKVVPGIRTYVSVDGGMSDNPRPITYQSLYTACLADRPLAPADETITLAGKHCESGDVLLKDLSFPSCSSGEVLVVLATGAYNLSMSSNYNRIPRPAAVLVHQGEAELIQRREQPEDLLRYDLMPDRLRSLH